The Spirosoma radiotolerans genome has a window encoding:
- the porU2 gene encoding putative type IX secretion system sortase PorU2, which translates to MTQGQSTADPDPTRWLTYSQSYYKIPIAKAGIYRITTRDLQQAGVPVHEIDPTTIQLFHRGVEQAIFLAGEADRRFDMDDFLEFFGRGNDGVPDSLLYHPNRAQPHRFYSLFNDTTAYFLTWQANGKPGRRMTTYVDTTHGELLLPPYHWAEDLRVFTENYPGWAAGIAPKIEYSFYEAGEGYTGVVQQKGKPYTTTYLLSNAVTTGPLPSVDILLTGRDYTNHQVDCFIGPRPDQMRLLDSVRFSTYDNARIQQPIDWSDVGSDGILFISTVSRGENSTADNYSVSYIRFRYPQTLTANGQPFRLFQLEPNAGLDRSLLVISDAPANTRFWDITDPNAPVQLRTTSSATGSTQLLVHGSLTWKTIFCTSQPLSISTIHPVTFTNWSHRKPTYLIISHETLLKPGATSANAVQEYAAYRASAVGGGYDTLTVTMQQLFDQYSYGERHPLAIRRFLTQLIQQSKSSLAYLLLIGQSRSTPGIRRNPNQAMLDMVMTAGFPGSDIVFSAGLNGYPEQVPAIPTGRINAATPEDVLNYLAKVKAYEHPDADKSWRKRLLHLSGGQTPGEQDLFHRLVESYRSQASTQSLGAQVTVLSKETDRTVESAQVVTPVNEGVGLITFFGHSGLDITDLDIGFCSNDALGYRNKDRYPLLLVNGCALGNFFYGHPTLATDWVLAPDRGAIAAIAHSHLGYVDVMHTYSATFYGLLADSLQVDKSVGQLQQETIRRVLAQSTDGRAVANCQQMVLQGDPAIRLFPFRTPDYALTAGGLTVAGADQKPLTSLSDSVQIRAVVQNKGQYWRGVLPVRVRRWVNGRESGVFNLRVSPVAFQDTFRLSFPNERDADGQNQFEVTVNPADSPIGQNEANHANNQATAELTISDQKPVLIFPAPNSLIGQTAIPLTAQYLTKGTHTFELELDSTAQFNSAFTRRQRIVASNRISYPAVLPTRPNTTYYWRVRLAEKVDGATQDNLNTWVTGSFMYVPNSTAIGLPEGQLWLSAPLPVDAQQGDILSISAHFTNLSPVSFTDSLIVRQTIYAAGLANAQTKTWTVKAPLTGDTLQLTTSIDTEKLPGINRVVLTVNPRLQPEYSFLNNTLDLSLPVQPDRLGPILEVGIDGARITNGATISAQPVIDILVADDNRALIRRDTSGLDLYLQRPGKNIAFERLSWHNAISWPTAPDNVFRLRYPSPPLSEGVYQLLVTASDRIGNRAVPYQVRFQVVNDRKLTQLTISPNPFHDQVLFSFYLTGDLAPAHATLTITNLSGHPVRQITRSVRVGLNEWTWDGGDNSGRLLPAGAYLYKLALSTADGIDWPVADDVLGKLDGRLILNR; encoded by the coding sequence ATGACTCAAGGGCAATCGACGGCCGACCCTGACCCGACTCGGTGGTTAACCTATTCACAGTCGTACTACAAAATTCCGATTGCCAAAGCGGGTATCTACCGAATTACGACCCGCGATCTGCAACAGGCTGGCGTGCCGGTTCATGAAATCGACCCAACGACCATACAGCTTTTTCATCGGGGAGTCGAGCAGGCTATCTTTCTGGCCGGTGAAGCAGACCGGCGTTTCGATATGGATGACTTTCTGGAGTTTTTCGGGCGCGGTAACGATGGCGTGCCCGATTCGCTGCTGTATCATCCAAACCGGGCTCAACCTCACCGCTTTTATAGTCTTTTCAACGATACAACCGCCTATTTCCTGACCTGGCAAGCGAACGGCAAACCCGGCAGACGCATGACCACCTATGTGGATACAACGCATGGCGAACTACTCCTCCCCCCTTACCACTGGGCGGAAGATCTGCGGGTATTTACGGAAAATTACCCCGGCTGGGCGGCTGGTATCGCGCCTAAAATCGAGTACAGTTTTTATGAAGCGGGCGAAGGCTATACGGGCGTTGTTCAACAGAAAGGAAAGCCTTACACCACCACATATCTGCTCTCGAATGCCGTTACCACCGGGCCGTTGCCATCGGTTGACATACTACTCACAGGGCGTGATTACACCAACCATCAGGTCGATTGTTTCATTGGACCACGTCCCGATCAGATGCGCCTGCTCGACTCCGTTCGCTTTTCGACTTATGACAATGCACGTATTCAGCAGCCGATCGACTGGTCGGATGTTGGCTCGGACGGCATCCTGTTCATTTCGACTGTGTCGCGGGGCGAGAATAGTACTGCCGACAATTATTCCGTGTCCTACATCCGGTTCCGCTATCCGCAGACTCTTACAGCCAACGGGCAGCCCTTTCGCTTGTTTCAGCTTGAGCCAAACGCTGGTCTGGACCGCTCGCTGCTGGTGATTTCGGACGCACCCGCCAACACCCGTTTCTGGGACATTACCGATCCAAACGCCCCGGTTCAACTTAGGACAACGAGCTCTGCCACTGGCTCAACGCAACTACTGGTTCACGGCTCCTTAACCTGGAAGACTATTTTCTGCACAAGTCAGCCTTTATCGATATCGACCATCCACCCGGTTACCTTCACAAACTGGAGTCACCGAAAACCAACTTATCTGATCATCAGCCACGAAACTCTCTTGAAGCCAGGGGCGACATCGGCCAATGCGGTCCAGGAGTATGCCGCCTACCGGGCTTCAGCCGTGGGCGGTGGCTACGATACCCTGACGGTAACCATGCAGCAGTTATTCGACCAATACAGCTATGGCGAACGTCACCCACTGGCCATCCGCCGGTTTTTGACGCAGCTTATCCAGCAAAGCAAAAGCTCCCTTGCCTATTTGCTGCTCATTGGGCAATCCCGCAGTACCCCCGGCATTCGGCGAAACCCAAATCAGGCAATGCTGGACATGGTGATGACAGCCGGTTTTCCCGGCTCCGATATTGTTTTTTCGGCTGGCCTGAACGGATACCCCGAACAGGTACCGGCCATTCCAACGGGGCGAATCAATGCCGCAACACCCGAGGACGTTCTCAACTATCTGGCTAAGGTCAAGGCCTATGAACATCCAGACGCCGACAAAAGCTGGCGTAAGCGTCTGCTCCATTTGAGTGGTGGGCAGACACCGGGTGAACAGGACTTGTTTCACCGATTGGTCGAAAGCTACCGATCCCAGGCCAGCACGCAATCGCTGGGTGCTCAGGTAACGGTTCTGTCAAAAGAAACGGACAGAACCGTTGAATCGGCTCAGGTTGTAACACCTGTTAATGAGGGCGTTGGGCTCATCACTTTTTTTGGTCATTCGGGCCTGGATATTACTGATCTGGACATTGGTTTCTGTTCCAACGACGCCCTCGGCTACCGAAATAAGGACAGGTATCCGCTGCTACTCGTCAACGGTTGCGCCCTTGGAAATTTCTTCTACGGTCACCCAACGCTGGCCACCGACTGGGTGCTGGCCCCCGACCGGGGCGCTATTGCGGCCATTGCCCATAGCCACCTCGGCTACGTGGATGTGATGCATACCTACAGCGCCACCTTCTATGGTCTGCTGGCCGACAGCTTACAGGTAGATAAGTCTGTTGGTCAACTCCAGCAGGAAACCATCCGGCGTGTGCTGGCTCAATCGACAGACGGACGAGCGGTAGCGAATTGTCAGCAAATGGTGTTGCAGGGCGACCCGGCCATTCGCCTGTTTCCATTCCGCACCCCCGATTATGCGTTGACAGCTGGTGGATTGACGGTCGCGGGTGCGGATCAAAAGCCGCTAACGAGCCTGAGCGATTCGGTTCAGATCAGGGCTGTCGTTCAGAACAAGGGGCAATACTGGCGTGGAGTGCTTCCGGTGCGGGTGCGTCGATGGGTGAATGGCCGCGAATCAGGCGTGTTCAATCTGCGTGTATCGCCGGTTGCCTTTCAGGACACGTTCCGTTTATCGTTTCCCAACGAGCGCGATGCCGACGGACAAAACCAGTTCGAGGTAACGGTTAACCCGGCAGACTCGCCCATTGGCCAGAACGAAGCGAATCACGCCAACAATCAGGCTACTGCCGAGCTAACAATTTCCGACCAAAAGCCGGTTTTGATCTTCCCCGCCCCCAACAGCCTGATCGGGCAGACAGCCATCCCGTTGACCGCCCAATACCTGACCAAAGGCACTCATACATTCGAGCTTGAACTCGATAGTACAGCACAGTTTAACAGTGCGTTTACACGTCGACAGCGCATTGTTGCTTCCAACCGCATCAGCTACCCGGCCGTTTTGCCGACGCGGCCTAATACGACTTATTATTGGCGCGTTCGATTAGCCGAAAAAGTCGACGGCGCGACCCAGGATAACCTAAACACCTGGGTAACCGGCTCATTTATGTATGTGCCCAACAGCACGGCCATCGGCTTACCGGAAGGCCAGCTTTGGCTGTCAGCTCCCCTACCAGTCGATGCCCAGCAAGGGGATATCCTTTCGATCAGTGCGCACTTCACGAACCTGAGCCCAGTTTCCTTTACCGATTCGCTGATCGTCAGGCAGACGATTTACGCGGCTGGCTTAGCCAATGCGCAAACGAAAACGTGGACCGTGAAAGCCCCACTTACCGGCGATACGCTCCAATTGACCACCTCAATTGATACGGAAAAACTACCTGGCATCAACCGGGTTGTCTTAACCGTTAACCCGCGTCTTCAACCCGAATACTCCTTTCTGAACAATACCCTCGACCTCTCCCTACCCGTACAACCCGACCGGTTAGGGCCAATACTCGAAGTGGGAATTGATGGCGCTCGCATCACCAACGGTGCCACTATATCGGCACAACCCGTTATCGACATTCTCGTGGCCGACGACAACCGAGCCCTGATCCGTCGGGATACATCCGGCCTGGATTTATACCTGCAACGGCCCGGCAAGAATATTGCCTTTGAGCGGCTAAGCTGGCATAACGCCATTAGTTGGCCCACCGCCCCCGATAATGTGTTTCGGTTGCGCTATCCATCGCCCCCATTGAGCGAAGGGGTTTACCAGCTTCTCGTGACAGCCAGTGACCGTATCGGGAATAGGGCCGTGCCGTATCAGGTGCGTTTTCAGGTGGTGAATGATCGAAAACTCACCCAACTCACCATTTCCCCGAACCCATTTCACGATCAGGTCCTCTTCAGTTTCTACCTGACTGGTGATCTGGCTCCGGCACATGCAACGCTTAC
- a CDS encoding glycosyltransferase codes for MALFFYFIYFVGFLLAGYLALNVSYLFVSAIAGRLGCQSDVYLPKADDVQRRIAVLIPAYKEDAVILGSVVANLKQTYPSALYDLVVIADSFLPKTLEKLSHYPIKVIEVHFEQSTVQKSITYALNALPENTYDFVVISDADNHMAPDFLERINYAFGQGWRAVQGHRKAKNMNKSVAIFDAMNEEVNNNLFRAGQRALGLSAMCIGSGMAFETNLMKRVMNQIQTVGGYDKELEMLLTINHVRVGYLQDAVIYDEKVQNVAVFNKQRTRWIAAQLYFIKAYYKVGFQQLRKGNWQAFNAFFRSLLLPRSILLTALFLMASVSLFTGNLPFQLFSVGMFALMVFCLVVSIPTVLWKKISIHDFFVLPSLIFGMFRALLNFKQASKVFLHTPHAETTE; via the coding sequence ATGGCTCTATTCTTTTACTTTATTTACTTTGTCGGATTCTTACTCGCTGGTTATCTGGCGCTTAACGTTAGCTACCTGTTCGTTTCAGCAATAGCGGGCCGATTGGGTTGTCAAAGTGATGTTTACTTACCCAAGGCTGATGACGTTCAACGGCGCATCGCGGTCCTGATTCCGGCCTATAAAGAGGATGCCGTCATTCTGGGGTCAGTGGTGGCTAACTTGAAACAGACCTATCCTTCTGCTTTATACGATCTGGTCGTGATTGCAGATTCCTTCCTGCCCAAAACACTGGAAAAACTTTCACACTATCCCATTAAAGTGATTGAGGTTCATTTCGAGCAATCGACAGTACAAAAATCCATTACGTATGCCCTGAATGCGCTTCCCGAGAATACGTATGATTTCGTTGTGATCTCGGACGCGGATAACCACATGGCCCCCGACTTTCTGGAACGAATCAACTACGCATTTGGGCAAGGGTGGCGGGCTGTTCAGGGGCATCGGAAAGCTAAGAATATGAACAAGAGCGTGGCTATTTTCGATGCCATGAACGAAGAAGTCAATAACAACCTCTTTCGGGCAGGCCAGCGGGCCCTGGGCCTTTCGGCCATGTGTATTGGCTCGGGCATGGCCTTTGAAACCAACCTCATGAAGCGGGTCATGAACCAGATCCAGACCGTAGGCGGCTACGATAAAGAGCTTGAAATGCTTCTGACCATCAACCATGTTCGGGTTGGGTATTTACAGGACGCGGTCATCTACGACGAAAAAGTACAAAATGTAGCCGTGTTCAATAAACAGCGTACACGCTGGATAGCCGCTCAATTGTATTTTATCAAAGCCTATTACAAAGTAGGCTTCCAACAACTACGGAAAGGCAACTGGCAGGCATTTAACGCCTTTTTCAGATCGCTGCTGCTACCCCGGTCCATTTTACTGACCGCCCTTTTCCTAATGGCCAGTGTGAGTCTCTTTACAGGCAACCTCCCCTTTCAACTGTTCTCGGTGGGTATGTTCGCTCTGATGGTTTTTTGCCTGGTGGTCTCTATTCCAACCGTCCTGTGGAAAAAAATATCGATTCACGACTTCTTTGTTCTGCCCTCGTTGATTTTCGGTATGTTTCGGGCTTTGCTCAACTTCAAGCAGGCCAGTAAAGTATTCCTGCACACGCCACACGCCGAAACAACTGAATAG